A single Dermacentor variabilis isolate Ectoservices chromosome 9, ASM5094787v1, whole genome shotgun sequence DNA region contains:
- the LOC142558533 gene encoding uncharacterized protein LOC142558533 gives MFGFRANLSTQDILLQRKKEVLETMLKNGENVVMDIDIKGAFDNVSQAAIMEGINTPKCGKKVHDYIRSFLTDRTATVGLGDLRSDAFQTPCKGTPQCSVISPVLFNIAMVNLTKKLSKIQGISDAMYADYITIWTTQGSLGDKQEALQEAAACIEEYTKQRGLRCSTEKSELLRVGRHPTDAPLEVRLEGQNIPEQKMIRILGMWLHGSRKCSHTICLLNKAAGQVGRMISRVAHKRCGMKEEDTHRLVNSLIVSRTMQSPKPKKSKWRPSSGKRIKELSTSQGTHPTTNSCNLESATLLKD, from the coding sequence atgttcggcttcagggcaAACTTGTCTACCCAAGATATCTTGCTACAGCGAAAGAAAGAGGTACTCGAGACAATGCTGAAAAACGGGGAAAACGTGGTCATGGACatcgacatcaagggagcctttgacaacgtgtccCAAGCCGCCATTATGGAGGGGATTAACACCCCTAAATGCGGGAAGAAAGTCCATGACTATATCAGAagcttcctaaccgacagaacagCGACAGTAGGCCTGGGAGACCTACGGAGTGACGCCTTTCAAACGCCATGCAAGGGCACTCCGCAGTGCTCAGTAATCTCGCCAGTactcttcaacatagcaatgGTCAACCTTACCAAGAAACTTAGCAAGATCCAAGGAATCAGTGACGCAATGTACGCGGACTACATAACGATCTGGACTACTCAAGGCTCACTAGGGGATAAACAAGAGGCACTACAAGAAGCTGCCGCCTGCATCGAAGAATACACAAAGCAAAGAGGCCTCagatgctccacggagaaatctGAACTCCTCAGGGTGGGCAGACACCCCACTGATGCCCCGCTCGAAGTAAGGCTAGAAGGACAGAACATCCCGGAACAAAAGATGATTAGAATCCTCGGCATGTGGTTGCAtggaagccggaaatgcagccacacaatctGCCTGCTAAACAAAGCAGCAGGACAGGTGGGCCGAATGATTAGCAGAGTGGCACACAAGAGATGTGGCATGAAAGAGGAGGACACACACAGGTTGGTCAACAGCCTGATAGTCAGCCGTACCATGCAATCACCAAAACCGAAAAAGAGCAAGTGGAGACCATCCTCCGGAAAGCGCATAAAAGAGCTCTCCACCTCCCAAGGAACACATCCAACGACAAACTCAtgcaacttggaatcagcaaCACTTTTGAAGGACTAA